The DNA sequence CGCCGCGCTCAGCCCGTCGCAGCGGGGCATCCGGATGTCCAGCAACGCCACCCGGGGCCGGTACGCGCGCACCAGCTCGACGGCGACGTGGCCGTCACCGGCCTCGCCGACCACCTCGATGCCCGGGTCGGCGGCCAGGATCGCCCGGACCCCGGCGCGGACCATCGCCTCGTCGTCGGCGAGCACCACCCGCACCGGGCGCCCGTGGTCGTCGGTCATGATGCGATCCGCTCCTTGCTGACCAGCCGTCCGTCGACGAAACACAGCCGCCAGGTCGGCTGCGCGAACGGGAAGTTGCCGTCGGTGTAGAACTCGCAGCCCGGGGCGGCGCCGGTCGCGGGCGGGTCAGCCTGCCGTCGGGGCAGCCCGAGCGTGTCCCGCTGCTCGCCCAGCCGCAGCCGGTCGTAGCCGGGCCGGTCCAGCACCGCGCCGGCGGTGGCGAGCGGGTAGTAGACGAGCGCGAGCGCCAGGGCCAGCCCGGCCGGCGCGCCGAACGCGACGAGCAGGCTGCGCCGGACCCGCCGCCGGGCCTCCCGCAGCCGCCGCGCCGCCTCACCGGCCCGGTCGCCCCGACGCGGACCGCCGGAGCCGTCGGCCGGCGCCGGACCGGCGTCCGCACCGCCGGCCGGCGGGTGGTCGTCCGTCGCGGTGCCGTCGGGAACGCCGGTCAGCGGAAGACGGGCCGTGACCGCCCAACCGCCGTCGCGGGGGCCGGCGTCCACGGCGCCGCCGGCGAGGCGTACCCGCTCGCGCAGCGCCAGCAGCCCCGAGCCGTGCGACGCCGGGCCGGGCAGCGGGCCGGTCGGGGGCGGCGGGTTGACCACCGCGACGGTGACCGCGTCGACGGCGCGCTCCACCGTGACCGTGACCGGGGCCGCCGGGGCGTAGCGGGCGGCGTTCGTCAGCGCCTCCCGGACCACCCGGTGCACGGCGTGCGCGACCAGCGGTGGCAGACCGGCGCCCGCCGCACCGCCGTCCCCGACGCCCGCGTCCCGCAGGCGCAGGTCGACCGCCATGCCGGCGTCGCGGGCGCCGTCGACCAGGTCGGCGACCGTCTCCCCCGGCGGTCGCCGGGTGGGCTCCTCGCGCAGCACGCCGATCACCTCGTGCAGCCGCTCGATGGCGACGGTGACGCTGGTCCGCAGTTCCCCGGCCGCCTTGCGGTGGACCGGGGACAGCTCGGACGCCAGCTCCAACGCGCCGGCCCGCAACGCGATGAGGCTCAGGTCGTGCCCGAGCGAGTCGTGCATGTCCTGGGCGATCCGGGCCCGCTCGCGCAGGCGTACCCGCTCCACCACGCCGCGCCGCTCCGCCTCGGCGTGCCGCCGCCCGGCCGCGGCGAGCGCCCGGTGCTGCCGCCGCAGTCGACCCAGCAGCCACGGAAAAACGCCGGCGAAGAGCAGCACCGAGGCGAGCTGGAACCAGACGGCCGGCTCGGTGTCGAGCAGCCCCAGGTTGAGCCCGGTGCCGGTCACCGCGATGGCGGCGAACACGGCCGCCGCCGGGGCGGCCCGGACGCTGCGCAGCCCGGCCAGGTAGCCGAAGACCGGGATGGCGAACACCACGTTGCCGTCGACGAGCGAACCGGCCACCACCGCCAGCACCGCCACGAGTGGCCACCGGCGGCACACCGCGACCGACACCGCGAGCAGCGCCAGCACGCCGGCCAGCAGCGGCACGTCGTGCGGCCGCCAGGGCGGGCTGAGCCGGGCGGCCGTCACCGGCGTCGCGAGCGCGGCCCACAGCAGCAGGTCACCGGCCCGGCTACGGGGTGTCGGGGACGACGGACGCGGGTGCACGGCGGTCACGCTACCCACCCCGGACCGGGCCGGGCACCGACGAAAGTCAGGTACTCAGCCGCTCTCCTCGGCCCACGCCCGCCAGTCGTCGAGCACGCCGTAGAGCGCCGGGGTGAGCCAACCCGGCGCGGACCGGCGGAACACGCCCGGGTCCATCCCGCCGGCGCCGGCCGGCACCGCGCCGAGCAGGTTCGGCACCAGCTCGGACAGGTTCAGCCAGTGCACCAGCTCCGGCTCGGTCGGCCAGGCGCCGATCACCACGCCGGCCGGCACGGCCCGCCGTTCCAACGCCTCCAGCGTCAGCGCGGTGTGGTTGAGCGTGCCCAGCCCGGCCCGCGCCACCACCACCGCCGGCGCACCCAGCGACACCGCCAGGTCGGCCACCGTCCAGGGCTCGCCGGACGGCCGCAACCCCATCGGCACGAGCAGCCCGCCGGCCCCCTCGATCAGCACCAGGTCGTGCTTGTCGGCCTCCTCGCGGACCGCGTCGACCGCGTTGTACAGCTCCAGCGGCGGCAGCTCGGCGACCCGGGCCGCGGCGAGCGGGGCGAGCGGGTCCGGGTAGCTGGCCAGCGTCCGGCCGGTGAGCGGGGCGGCCAGCCGGGTCACCGAGTCGACGTCGCCGGGCTCGCCGGTGGCGGTGCCGGTCTGGCCGGGCTTGACCACCGCCACCCGCAGCCCGGCGGCCTGCGCGGCGGCGGCGACGGCCGCGGTCACCACGGTCTTGCCGATCCCGGTGTCGGTGCCGGTCACCAGCACCGCGCCGGTCCAGCCGTCGGTCATGAGCCCTCCTCCGTGCGCGACTGCGGGGCGCACGCCACGATCACGTCCAGGGCCCGTTCGAAGTCCGCCCGGTCCACCCCGGCGCCGATGGTCAGGCGCAGCCGGGAGCGGCTGTCCGGCGTGGAGGGCGGACGGAAGCAGCCGACCGCCACGCCCCGGTCGCGGCAGGCCGCCGCCCAGGCGGTCGCCGCCTCCGGCCCGGGCGCGGTCACCGAGACCACCGCCGCGTCGGGGGCGGAGACGGACAGCCCCGCCGCGCCCAGCCGGCGTACCGCCAGCGCGACCCGGTCGGCCAGCTCGGCGCGGAGCGCGTCGCCGTCGCGGGCCAGCCGCACCGCGGCACGCACCCCGGCCACCACCGCCGGTGGCGGGGCGGTGTCGAAGATGAACGTGCGGCCGGTCTCCACCAGGTGGCGGACGAACTCCGCCGGCCCGGCGACCACGCCGCCGGCCCCACCGAGCGCCTTGGACAGGGTCGCGGTCACCACCACGTCGGGCGCGCCGGCCAGCCCGGCCGCGGCCACCCCGCCGGCACCGGCCGGGCCGGTGACGCCCAGCGCGTGCGCGTCGTCGACGAGCAGCAGCGCGCCGTGCCGGCGGGCCACCGCGTGCAGCTCCGCGAGCGGCGCCACGTCGCCGTCCACGGAGAAGACCGACTCGGTCACCACCACGGCCGGCCGGCCCGGCGCGGCGGCCAGCGCGGCGGCCACCGCGGCCACGTCCCGGTGCGGCGTCACCAGCGTCTCGGCGCGGGAGATCCGGCAGCCGTCGATCAGCGAGGCGTGGTTGTGCGCGTCGGAGACGAGCAGCGTACGCGGCTGCGCCAGACCCCGGACGGCGGCGAGGTTGGCCAGGTAGCCGGAGGAGAAGACCAGCGCCCGGTCGACGCCGAGCCAGCCGGCCAGGTCGTCCTCGAGCGCGTGGTGCAGGTCGGTGGAGCCGCGCACCAGGCGCGACCCGGTGGCGCCCAGCCCGTACCGGGACAGGGCCGTCGCGGCGGCGGCGGTGACCTCCGGGTGGGTGGCCAGGCCGAGGTAGTCGTTTCCGGCCAGGTCGACGACGTCGTCGTCGGCCGCGCGTGGCCGCAGCGTGCGGGTCAGGCCCGCCTCGGCCCGCTGTTCGGCGCTGCGGTCGAGAGCCGCCAGCCAGTCCGCCACCGCACCGTCCCCTCCCGCCGACCGCTCGCCCCGCCGGGCGCTTCCGCCGGGCGAAGTTACCACCCGGGCGAGCGGCCCCGGCGTGGCGCGGTCCCGGCTCGCCGGGCCGCTCACGACGGTTTCCCGCGCTTCCGGCGGCCTGTTAGGTTACGAGCCATGCCAGAGATCCTCGACCAGGCCCGGACCCGGGTGCTGGAGAACGGCGTCGGCCTCGACGAGGCCGGCATCCTCGCCGTGCTGAACCTGCCCGACGAGCACCTGCCGGCCGCGCTCCAACTCGCCCACGAGGTCCGGATGCGGTGGTGCGGCCCGGAGGTCGAGGTCGAGGGCATCGTCTCGCTGAAGACCGGCGGCTGCCCGGAGGACTGCCACTTCTGCTCCCAGTCCGGCCTGTTCACCTCGCCGGTCCGCTCGGTCTGGCTGGACATCCCGGCGCTGGTCGAGGCCGCGAAGCAGACCGCCGCGACCGGGGCCACCGAGTTCTGCATCGTGGCCGCCGTCCGCGGTCCGGACGCCCGGCTGATGACGCAGATGCGCGCGGGCGTGGCCGCCATCCGGGCCGAGGTCGACATCCAGGTCGCCGCCTCGCTCGGCATGCTCACCCAGGAGCAGGTCGACGAGCTGGCCGCGATGGGCGTGCACCGCTACAACCACAACCTGGAGACCTGCCGCTCCTACTTCCCGAACGTGGTCACCACGCACTCCTGGGAGGAGCGCTGGGAGACGCTGCGGATGGTCCGCGAGTCCGGCATGGAGGTCTGCTGCGGCGGCATTCTCGGGCTCGGCGAGACGGTGGAGCAGCGGGCCGAGTTCGCCGCGCAGCTCGCCGAGTTGGACCCGCACGAGGTGCCGCTGAACTTCCTCAACCCGCGCCCCGGCACGCCGCTGGGTGACCGGCCGGTGGTCGAGGGCAAGGACGCGCTGCGGGCCATCGCCGCGTTCCGGCTGGCCATGCCGCGCACCATCCTCCGGTACGCGGGCGGTCGCGAGCTCACCCTGGGGGACCTCGGCACCCGGGACGGCCTGCTCGGCGGCATCAACGCGGTCATCGTCGGCAACTACCTGACCACGCTGGGTCGGCCGGCCACCGACGACCTGCAACTCCTGACCGACCTGAAGATGCCGGTGAAGGCGCTCTCGGCGACCCTGTGAGGCGACGGTGACGAAGCTGGTCCGACCCGACGCGCCGACCGCCGACGCGGCCGTCCGCGCCGGCACGGCCGACGATGCCGGCGCGACGCCGCGCTGGTGCGACAGGTGCGGTGAGTCGGTGGCCGCCGGCCCGCACCCGGCGTGCGCGGCGGCGCGGGCGTGGGAGCCGCCGCGCTGGTGCGTGTCCTGCCGCCGGCGGATGAAGGTGCAGGTCGTGCCGGCCGGGTGGTCGGCGGTCTGTGTCGAGCACGGCGAGCGGCGGGGCTGAGGCGATGCTGCGGGGGCAGGCGGTGACGCTGCGGCCGGCGACGGACGCCGACGTGGCCGCGCTGGCCGCGATCCGTGCCACCCCCGAGGTGCGCCGCTGGTGGCGGGGCGGCGACGACCTGGCCGGGGCGGTCCGCGCCGACCTGGCCGACGACGCGCTGGCCGTCTTCGCGATCGAGCACGAGGGCCGGCTGGTCGGCGCGATCCAGTGGTACGCCGAGACCGATCCCGACTACCGCCACGCCAGCCTGGACGTCTTTCTCGACCCCGAGGTACGCGGCGCCGGGCTGGGCGGCGACGCGATCCGCACGCTGGCCCGGCACCTGGCCGAGGAGTACGGTCACCACCGCTTCACCATCGACCCGGCGGCGGCGAACACGGCCGCGATCCGGGCGTACGCGAAGGTGGGCTTCCGCCCGGTGGGCATCATGCGGCGTTACGAGCGCGGCCCGGACGGGCGCTGGCACGACGCCCTCCTGATGGACCTGCTCGCCGACGACCTGGCCGACTGAGCCGGCGGCGCCACCACCGACGGGCGTCCCCCCCCCCCGGGGGGGGGGCCCCCGCCCCGGTGGTCAGCGATCCGTCAGCGTTGCAGCGTCAGCACACCCGGCCGCCACGGCAGCAGGTTGTAGTCGCCGCCCGCGCTGGGGTTCTTGCCCTGGTACAGGAACTGGAGGTTGCAGGCGTCGATGGTCTTGGTCTGGTCGGGGTTGGTGCGGACCAGGTCACCGTGGCTGATGTCGTTGGTCCACGTCGCGCCGCTGTTGGCCTTGCCGGCGAACGGGTTGCTCTCGGTGGCGGCCTGCGGGGTCCACGAACCGCTCAGGCTGTTCGAGGTGAAGGAGCGGAAGTAGCGCCCCTGGCTCCCGATCGCCTCGACGATCATCAGGTACTGGTTCTGGCCCTGCACCTTGTAGACCTCGACCGCCTCGAACAGGTTGTTGGTCGAGTCGGTCATGATCGTCGTGTAGGTCGAGCCGAAGCTGCCCGGGAAGTTCCCGAGCGGCATGCTCGACCGGTAGATCTTGCCGTTGTCCCCGGCGAAGAAGAGGTACATGTTCTGGTCGTCGCCGATGAGCGTCTGGTCGATGACGCCGTACGGGGCGTCGGGGAGGCTGGCGGTGGAGAGCGTCTGTGCCGCGGACCAGCCGTTGGCGTTGGTCGGGTCGCTCGACGTCTTGTAGCTGAACGAGGTCGGTCCCCACTGGTACGCCAGCACCCAGATGTTCTTGGGGGCGAAGTACAGCAGCGTGGGCGCCACGGTGCCCTGGCTCATCCCGGTCTGGCTGGCCGAGGCCATGTCGGACCAGTTCGTGAACAGGCTGAAGTTCATCGAGCCGTACTGTCCGCTGCTGTTGACGTTCGACGCGTAGACCAGGTGCTTGCCGTTGTAGACCACGTTGGTGAAGTCCTTGACCGAGACCCAGCCGTTCGCCGGGTTCGTCAGCGCGCCGGTCGACGACCAGCGGTAGGTCGACGGAAGCGTGCAGCCGGTCGGGGGCGGCGTGGTCGCCGGCGGGGTGGTCGGCGGCGGCGTGGTGGTGCCGAACTCGGTCCGCCACTGCTGGTTGGTCTGGCCGTGGCAGTCGTAGAGCTGGATCTGCTGGCCGTTGGCGGTGCCCCAGACGT is a window from the Micromonospora sp. DSM 45708 genome containing:
- the bioB gene encoding biotin synthase BioB codes for the protein MPEILDQARTRVLENGVGLDEAGILAVLNLPDEHLPAALQLAHEVRMRWCGPEVEVEGIVSLKTGGCPEDCHFCSQSGLFTSPVRSVWLDIPALVEAAKQTAATGATEFCIVAAVRGPDARLMTQMRAGVAAIRAEVDIQVAASLGMLTQEQVDELAAMGVHRYNHNLETCRSYFPNVVTTHSWEERWETLRMVRESGMEVCCGGILGLGETVEQRAEFAAQLAELDPHEVPLNFLNPRPGTPLGDRPVVEGKDALRAIAAFRLAMPRTILRYAGGRELTLGDLGTRDGLLGGINAVIVGNYLTTLGRPATDDLQLLTDLKMPVKALSATL
- a CDS encoding GNAT family N-acetyltransferase, producing the protein MLRGQAVTLRPATDADVAALAAIRATPEVRRWWRGGDDLAGAVRADLADDALAVFAIEHEGRLVGAIQWYAETDPDYRHASLDVFLDPEVRGAGLGGDAIRTLARHLAEEYGHHRFTIDPAAANTAAIRAYAKVGFRPVGIMRRYERGPDGRWHDALLMDLLADDLAD
- a CDS encoding 8-amino-7-oxononanoate synthase, with amino-acid sequence MADWLAALDRSAEQRAEAGLTRTLRPRAADDDVVDLAGNDYLGLATHPEVTAAAATALSRYGLGATGSRLVRGSTDLHHALEDDLAGWLGVDRALVFSSGYLANLAAVRGLAQPRTLLVSDAHNHASLIDGCRISRAETLVTPHRDVAAVAAALAAAPGRPAVVVTESVFSVDGDVAPLAELHAVARRHGALLLVDDAHALGVTGPAGAGGVAAAGLAGAPDVVVTATLSKALGGAGGVVAGPAEFVRHLVETGRTFIFDTAPPPAVVAGVRAAVRLARDGDALRAELADRVALAVRRLGAAGLSVSAPDAAVVSVTAPGPEAATAWAAACRDRGVAVGCFRPPSTPDSRSRLRLTIGAGVDRADFERALDVIVACAPQSRTEEGS
- a CDS encoding sensor histidine kinase; translation: MTAVHPRPSSPTPRSRAGDLLLWAALATPVTAARLSPPWRPHDVPLLAGVLALLAVSVAVCRRWPLVAVLAVVAGSLVDGNVVFAIPVFGYLAGLRSVRAAPAAAVFAAIAVTGTGLNLGLLDTEPAVWFQLASVLLFAGVFPWLLGRLRRQHRALAAAGRRHAEAERRGVVERVRLRERARIAQDMHDSLGHDLSLIALRAGALELASELSPVHRKAAGELRTSVTVAIERLHEVIGVLREEPTRRPPGETVADLVDGARDAGMAVDLRLRDAGVGDGGAAGAGLPPLVAHAVHRVVREALTNAARYAPAAPVTVTVERAVDAVTVAVVNPPPPTGPLPGPASHGSGLLALRERVRLAGGAVDAGPRDGGWAVTARLPLTGVPDGTATDDHPPAGGADAGPAPADGSGGPRRGDRAGEAARRLREARRRVRRSLLVAFGAPAGLALALALVYYPLATAGAVLDRPGYDRLRLGEQRDTLGLPRRQADPPATGAAPGCEFYTDGNFPFAQPTWRLCFVDGRLVSKERIAS
- the bioD gene encoding dethiobiotin synthase gives rise to the protein MTDGWTGAVLVTGTDTGIGKTVVTAAVAAAAQAAGLRVAVVKPGQTGTATGEPGDVDSVTRLAAPLTGRTLASYPDPLAPLAAARVAELPPLELYNAVDAVREEADKHDLVLIEGAGGLLVPMGLRPSGEPWTVADLAVSLGAPAVVVARAGLGTLNHTALTLEALERRAVPAGVVIGAWPTEPELVHWLNLSELVPNLLGAVPAGAGGMDPGVFRRSAPGWLTPALYGVLDDWRAWAEESG
- the bsaP gene encoding biotin synthase auxiliary protein BsaP encodes the protein MAAGPHPACAAARAWEPPRWCVSCRRRMKVQVVPAGWSAVCVEHGERRG